The Rosa rugosa chromosome 3, drRosRugo1.1, whole genome shotgun sequence sequence ACTTGAAATTCCAAAATATGTCAGTGACTTGTATAACAATGACATGGTCAAGGACTTGCAATGTAACatggtcaatgacatgaatataACAATGATTAGCCAGTGACTTGACATGTTCATGTTCCATTTGggtcattttgggtccaaacagccatgtcaatgacaatgtcagttacatgatcagttacagaCATTGTAAGtcacatgatcaattacatgatcagttacatggtcagttacatacattgtaagtgacatagtcagttacatacattgtaagttacatggtcagttacatgatcagttacatggtcagttacatacattgtaagttacatggtcagttacatggtcagttacatacattgtaagtgacatggtcagttacatacattgtaagttacatggtcagttacatgatcagttacatggtcagttacatacattgtaagtaacatggtcagttacatgatcagttacataatttgtgacatgaggttaacagtgacttggccataGATTGGCAGTGACATGGTCCATGACTTTGCTGGTGACTTGATGTTAACAATGATTTCGTCAAGGATTGATagtgacatgttcatgattgtgacatggccagtaactTAGCCAGTGACTTGAAGTTAACAGTGACGTAGCcagggattgacagtgacatggtcaatgacATAGTTTCTGAAACTCATTAACTAAATTGTTGGAGACAAAATTCAGGCTATATGATTACAGTAAACCTATTATATAATGTCTTAACTTCAACAAAGGAAATTATTGCGTCATGGAAGGCTAAAAAGCCTATTAGGTGTAAAAGTATTAAGCAACCGACAAATTCAAAGAATGCAAGAGACCACTTCAATTCTTGTGAGCTGGTGAATGTGATCTGCTACGGCATTTTGTCGAATATGTATGCGACTATTATATAAACTTTCTTCCTTTGGGACAAACGGAGACCGGAAAAAGTAGGGCCTGTAGTCCAAAAGATTGGGTGCTTACTGATGACCCGAGTGAAACTACAAATGTGACTAGATGAGTTGCAAGCCTTTTGGCAGGAAATGCCCCCAATGTCATCATATGCAACAAGGTAAAATCCCAAGTTCATATCATCATAAATTCCCTGCAAACAGAGACAATTGACAAGGATTAAATTGAGTCACACTTGATATCTCTTCTGAATCCACCATTGGGTAATAAGAaatcaagaaaaagaagcaagaatATAACAAAATCAATCAGTTAACCCGGCCTAGAGCTGCTATCTCAAAGTTAGCTGATTATGTTCCTAAAAATGATTGATCCAACAATGCCCATTAGTTTGAAAATTCTACTAAACCAATTCAAAGAATGATAAGCATCAACTATAATTCTTCCAAGCACTAAAAAACAATGGCTTCATGTAGACAGACTTCCTTCATAACAAAAAACATAATTTTCAATTGAGCCACACTTCAAAACACTTTTAGGCCTGGCATGTATGTTCTAGTACCTAGTTTTGACAACGCCTAATATATGCTAAAGATGTAAAACAATCCATAATTTTGACAAGCCTATAAAGCAAAGAGATACTGCAACGTACTAATAAACCCCCTTGTATATAATTATCAAGAAAAGAAGTTGAATAATATATCAACATCTCACACCAGACTTGAACCACCATAAACACATCATGTCAGGTTTGAAAATGAGCTAAATAAATGACATAGCTGGCAGCATCAAATACGACCTTTCCATTCCCTCTATGGTTACACAGTTTTGAAGCCACAATCTCAGAAAGTAACTGACTTGGCGATTATGAGGCAGAACATGCCAATACAAAGAAATTTGTTGATGAATTATAACAAAAATCCCATCAACAAGGGAAGCAAGACCATACAATTTTCATGCGTTACAGCTAAGATTCAATCATCTTAACACATATAACAGGGAAATCAATCATCCTAAGATTCAATTAAACAATAATTAAATGAATTAACCTAATGACTCAATTAAGTATCTAAAGTATTCAAATTTCTGATCCAAAACACAACAATTCAGGATTGCGAAACCAGATCAAACAagttgaatcaaaatggagagaGATGCGAGCTTATGTTGATGTCATCGTCGACTGAGGAGATCTCCTTGGTGGCCTTCTGGCTGAACGAGTAGGACCTCGCCTTGTTCATAATCTGATCCTTGCAATTTCAATCCTTCCATTCTCGCCGAGGGCGACGTGTTTCAGCTTGATCACGGCgaaagacgaagaagaagaaaaagtgacGTGATCAAGGCGAAGAGCGATGGTGCCAGAGATCgagaaaaagagaacaaagCTCTGGATTGAAGATCCAAAACTGAGATTTCAGATCGTCATAGAGAGAGACCAAGCGCAAATCGAATCAAGCTTTCTgatcaaaagagagagagaaaattagatatctaaaattttgaatgaaAAGTTATAAACGTGTACTGCCTTGAAGGGCATACttggaatcaaaaaaattaaaaattgaccttttttaacatcacctcaTCATTTATAAGGACtatattaatattactaacaatttgttatggacctttttatcaagtgggaaactaagTGATCTTTTTATTATTTCATACTCTAATATGACCTTTTGCATCATTtccctttatttttaatagGTCTTAATGTGAATTACATCAAACCTGACTCAATCTTTTTACTAAACGGGTTGTTTATTTCGTGTTAACGAGTTGACATGCAAATGACCCGTTATTAAATGACTCTTGATGATTGACATGCAAATAACCTGCTTTTTAATTGTGTGGGTTCAACCCgttttatttcgtgcgggtttcaaGTCTTGTTATTTGGTCGTGTCTGAATTAATAGCCTTAATAGGAAGTGTACATACCAGCAGTTGAACTACAAGGTTTGACACCATCACTAGACCTCGTGGGACTACCCAAAGACCATACTGGACCTCGGGCCCAGCACCCTCCTTTCCGGTGCTCCCAACGAGCAACACCTTGAGTCATAAAGGGCCCGAGGCTGCACAGCAGAGCTCCGCAAAGTACACACCAGAAACTGATGTAACTATAAAGGGACAAGTTGTACCACATCGAAGAAATGGGAAACTCCTTCCCATGCTCAAAGTATAAGAAACCAACACAACCTCCGACAGGGGGGTAATAACTTCTTTCCCTTACTATTTACTCTgtcaaaatatatatagaaCCTAGGGCTGGGATCGGTTCTGTTTTTGGCATTTTTTGCCGGAACCGAAACCGATATATTTTTTCCGGTTCGGCGTGGTCGTTTTTTTTTGCCGGAACTgtatttttcggttcggttatAGCTTATAACCAGTTCCTGTATAGAGTAAGAAAACAACAAAGCTATCTAGATTGGAGAAGAATATGGGGAAGAAACTGGAACTGGAAATTGAGAAGTGATGAAGATGAACTGGAAATCCCGATTCGGGGTGAACAAAGTGAGTTTTTTATTGTTGggtatttttttattgtttttgggtaaAAAAGCATGGGATAGTGGGCAATGGGCTGCACAATATGGCTtttgttttttgctttttaatgTTTAACCTAGTTACTTTTGTACATTCACCACTAAATATCAATTAGAAAATCCCCTACTTGCAGTCTCAAAAGAAGGGGGCGGACCCTTTCCTACTTTTATACAGTATAATAACCAAAAGATGATTCTCATTCACTCGGCCTTCACAAAATGACGCGAAAGCAACTTCCCAATCTCCAAAAAATTGACCCTTTCCTTCCCTTCAAACAACTCCTTCAACTTGTTATTGCAAATGATCTCCCTCTTGTTGGCAGGATTCTTCAGGTTGTGGAGCTTGATGTGGCTCCAAATATGCCTCATGGCCTTGGCTCTAGAGGACTCAAGGGCGTCGCCGAGAAAGCTGCAGCCTCTGAAAACgtgtgttttgacttttgatcgTTTTGTACTGCATACATCGGTTCTGAGGGATGAAAGACAAAGgaaaccgagaccgaaccgatacCAGCTTTCTCGGGTCGGTTTATGTATGGAACCAGAAATCTCATATCAAGAACCGGGCCGAACCGCACAGAATCGACCATTTCGGGTCGGTTTCTCGGATTTTCGGTTCAAAAATCTCAGCCCTAATAGAACctcactcaagcatcggagGGGCATAAACCGTCCAGTACGGTTTATTCCTTTAACATTGTGTGTTCTGTTCAAACAAGGACTGGGAGTTATATTGGTACCTGTCAATGGTATAACATTCTGGGTGACGTACCCGGAAAAATCCACCAGAAACATGAAGGAACCGAATCCTTGATAATCATGACCAATTTTTCCATAGCTAATCGGGTAAGTTTAATTTGTTACTTGTACTATATAGATCACATGTGTGTGTGCAGGGCAGATTCTGACTTTTTAGAGGCTTGAGGCAAATATtcatatgaattttttttctaaaataaattaaatccaAAAACACTAGTAGCaatattattttcttatttatttttttataagcGTAAAAAAATATGCATAATTAATTCCCTACCGGCTTATATAatttagaaaatagaaaatattaataaacaaaaatacaaatgtaattatagaaaaaaaaaaaaagatttaatatcattttttgtaacaaaaatagaaaagaattaaaaaaaacaagtacactgctccaaagccacttcgATTCTCCCATAAGGAAAGGCGGAAAGCTAAGCAAACCAGCATCTGATTTCTGCTTCTCACTCTCTCTTAATTCACTTGCACCGATTTTGGGTCATCTTCATCCTCGAGATTCCATCCATGGAGAAAGTCAGAAGACCATCGCACGCCGGTTCTTGGTACACCGACAACCGTCAGTATCTCTCTCTTACACTCTAATTCCTTCCTTCTGTCTTGCCCAGAAATAGTAACCCAGAAAATTTAATTCATATGCATAGATTATTACTACATCAATTATTAGAGGCGTTTGTTAAAGTCATcaaatttgttttttcttctttgttaatTAGAGAGTGAGAATTAGCTTATTGGGTTTAAAGATATGATTTTTATGCTTAAAGATTTGATCTTTCAGCTAAAAAGTTAGCAGAAGAGCTTGAAGGGTGGCTCAGAGAGTCTGGGCTCACCAAGTCTCCTGATGTACGAGGTGTCATTGCTCCGTGAGTTCAATTTCAAGTAACTtctttttgaatttgttttgtgattctTAATGCAGAAATTAACATTTTGTTTGATTCTTGTGTGGAATTTCAGGCATGCAGGTTATTCATATTCGGGTCGTGCTGCTGCCTATGCATTTGGCAACATTGACCCAACAAACATGTGAGAGTTATGTTGTCATGGTTTCTCATTAGTTCTCTAGATGTAGTAGGAGCTGATTACATTATAGCATTGTGCGGCGATTCATGTTTAAAGCCATAAAGATTATTTGGCATTCCAATGAGTTCCACAACATGTTGCTAATTTTGTGAGAAACTTGCCTTGTCAGTACCCGGGTGTTCCTTCTTGGTCCATCTCATCACTATTACACTCCAAAGTGTGCCGTTTCAACAGCCACAGTTTACAGGACCCCCATTGGAGACCTACCTGTTGATTTGGAAGGTACGGGGATTTTCAAAGTTGGATTACAGTGTGTTCGTGGTTTAGCATTCCTGTGTTAGATAAGCCTTGATGATGAATGCACTGTAGTTTCTCTTAATATAGTGGAGATTGTGTGTATAGTAACTTGGGGCATGACTTGCATCTCAGTTTAAGtggattctttttttttaattgttccTGCTGAGGAAATTTTCAGAAGATACCCATCATTAACTTCTTGTTGAATTATTCAATGCTTCAGTGTAGGAGTTTACTACATTTCTGTTCACTTTTGAGGGGGGTTTTCTATAATTTATTTGTTACCACTTTTCAGTGATTGATGAGCTAAAAGCTACTGGAAAATTCGAAACCATGGATATTCGTGTTGATGAGGCTGAACATAGCATGGAAATGCATTTACCATATCTTGCTAAAGTTTTTGAAGGGTACTGTTTTCATTTTCATGTAGAATAGTTATATTCTTTAATCATTTCTAGAAGGAATAATTTTTGGGGATACTTGTATGCAGGCACCCAGTTAAAGTTGTACCAATTTTGGTTGGTGCTCTTAAAGCTGAAGCAGAAGCTATGTATGGACAGCTCCTTGCCAAATATGTAGATGATCCAAAAAATTTCTTCTCTGTGTCATCAGACTTTTGTCATTGGGGATCTCGGTATGTTCCATTCATAGTTTTGTGTACAAGTTTGGTCTTGGTCTTTGCTAGCTAGCACAAGTGCCAATGTCAATGCATATCTAAATTAAATGCTCTGGATTAGATGAGGCCATCTTACGGTATCGGTGTGTCGCCCTGAGAGATAGGCGCATATGTGTTGTAGGCTCTCAAACTCTATCACACACAGACACATACTGACAGCTGGTATTGCATTTGGGAACCTACCTATTACTTTTAGAGCATTTTTACCCAGGAAAACAATGCAGTGGTTTGATGCAATTTAAATATTACTTACAAATTACACACTCAATATATCATTATGAATGCTATTTCATAGTAATATGAATTGATTTGTTAAGATGACGGTTAGCATGATTTGCTTATTCTCTTCTCCTGCCATGCTTTCTGAATATATGCATGAAGCTGGGCAGATGTTAACCGTGCCTGAGTTTGCTGTTCTTTGTCAGGTTCAACTACGTGCATTATGACAAGAAACATGGGGCCATACACAGATCCATTGAGGCTTTGGACAGGATGGGAATGGATATAATAGAAACAGGAAATCCTGATGCATTCAAACAGTATCTGTCAGAGTATGATAACACCATTTGTGGGCGCCATCCAATAAGCGTTTTTCTTCATGTAAGTTCCCCATATAGTTCCATTAGTCTCTGAAAGGGAAGCTATCTTTCTTAATTTTGGCAAGAATATCACATTTCAACTGATGCGAGAAAATGGCCTCCTAGGATGATAAAAAGGCTATAGATATAATTTGACTATTTGGACCTGTTCTAGGGATATATTGCTGTTTTCAGCTCTAATACTTTTGCTATCAATATAAAACACCGGTATCCTTTTAAAAAATTTCATATGTATCTAGGACCTTAGACCATTCTCTCTGGAGAGAAGTATAATGAAAGCAACATCTATTTCCATGTTATTTCTCATTTATGTTGACATATTAGTGATCGGCCATTTTGCTGAAGAATTGAACTTAGTTACCTAAACTACAAAGTGCTTCTTTTCCATTGCTTGTAGAggcttttttttcttcttttttttcattttttttcgtttttactttttaatttttcacCTTTCAATTATACTACTCTGACTGCAGATGCTGAGAAACTGCTCAACAAACATAAAGATCAATTTCCTCCGTTATGAGCAGTCAAGTCAGTGCAAAACTATGAGGGACAGCAGTGTAAGCTATGCATCCGCAGCAGCAAAGTTGGATGCTTGAAGATTTATTCCATCAAGACATTCAgcaatttaatttttttcaagTCAACTGTAATGCTTAACTCGAGTAAATATGCATTTCATGAACAACCGTCCCTGCTTGTAGATACTTATATAAGGATCATGTTGCCTCACGCATTGGTTTATCTTTTTAATCTTGAAAGGCTGGAATACTCGAGCCCAAACTATGAAATAGTGACAGGGATCAATGGTCCTCTTCCTTTTCTCTGCCATCTATATATAcatctataatttttttttttttgttggatgaAAATCTATAATATTTCGTCTGGTAATGTTTCGTTTGGTGACTTGAGTTTTGGTTCGAAAGACTCGGTAGGAAGACGTTGAAATCCTATACTGATCTTgtgaatttaaattttttaactAAGGTCACCTTGGGTAGCTTAGCATAAAGCATTAGTATATATGGGTTTATGTGTAGTAGTGGATGAGTTCAATAACAGATTTTTTAGAACCTTTAAAAGGTGATCGATCTGCATTTGCACAAAATAACAGTTGAAAGCTGAAACAGAACCAACGAGTACAACTTTTTCATTGAAGTCACAAAATTACGCAAACTATAGAGTTTCTTAGACTTAAAATTGTTTCTCAGATTTATTCATACAAGAAGCCCCGAAAGGTAGATTTTGCAGGCGCACTGCTCTCCAAATTCCTTTTAACCGTTGGCAATATACCCCATTTGCCTTCTGATTCTAAAGGCTCAAGCACATGAACTTCACCATTAGAGAGTCCAACGGCAAACTGGGTTGGTTTTTGTGGATGCCCAGCAATGACGACTGGGTACACAGTATAACTGCAACTAGCAACAACCAAAAACAACATGAGCCCAACGGGAGTTTACTGATTAGACCACAGTTCATTAGGGTAAAGGGTCGATTCTCCAAGGTAGAAAATCTACTGTTTTAAGAGAACCATTTCGTAGCAGTATGTCCATGTCTATTTGATTAGTATGTGCAAAAGATTTTTAGCAATTAGTTTAGTTTTATATTTATacgcatgcatatatatatatatatatatatatatatatatatatatagtggaaATGAAATTTATACGCATACATGTTACTAGAAACCTGGAATATTCTATGGGAAAGCCTAAAAAAGAATGAATGGTGAGCTGGAGAAGCCACTAGCTACCAGATAATGAAGCAAGGGTATACCTTATATCGGTAGGAAGGTAAGCGGAGGGCTTGATTAGACAGCATAGTACAAGAACAGAAGCGTCAAATATGCCTATGGTTCCATCCACAAAGCTGGCATATACTGTCTGGCTATCACATGAGAACGTTGCATGGGAAATTGGTACAGAAGAATCTGAGACCCACTGCACATACAAAGAAAATTTGATCATTATATCCTCAAACAGATCATGATACATCTGTTAGCGAGAGACAAACCTCGTTTACACATCCTAGTTCTTTCACTTCGTATATTGCAAGGTGATTCTTGTGTACGATTAGGAAATGCAGCTGATCCTTGTGAAACTGGACATGGGTATCTGAGTCTGATAATGCTCTCAATTTGTTCCAATCTGGAATCTGCAGCACTTGGCTTCTCTGTATTTTCCACTCATCAGCATTCCACACAAAAATCTGCAGGGAGAAAATTAAATGACATAAATGATCTTGACTTAATAAGTTAATACTAGGTATCATACTTTATATTTTAAAGAAGTCTGCAAGTATTTCTTTCTTTAGTTCTTTCTTAAAAGAGTCTTCCTCTTTACCTGAGCATCAGCACCAGAAGAAACAAGTGATTTCATAGAGGTAGAGAAGGCAAGGGAAGTGACTCTTTTGGTGTGACCAGCAAGCGTTTTTGTGACCTGAAAAATGAAGGCAATTAGGACCAACATTCTGGGTTTACTTCATGACAGCGTCATCAATTGTTTCTACAAGTACACTAGTTACCTTATCCAAGCGAGCATTATATATCATAATTGTGGAATCATCCATGCCAATAGCAACTACATTGTTGTCTCGAGGATCAAAAGCAAGGCATGTTGCTGCAGGTGGTGGAGCCATGACTTTCCTCATTGTCTGTGTTGTAAAACAAAGAAGTCTAAGAATACAATCAGGTAGATTTTAGATTAGTACTTTTGTCTTGAGTTTACCTTAAACGATATAACATTAAAAAGGGAGATCATCCCTCCTGATGCTGACATAAGATATGAATCATTCTTGGACAAAGCAAAGCATGGCATGGCCTCTTCAGGGTTGGTGCTGGAAAGGTCATTGCTCATCAGCTGTAAGCCACTCGTTGGTCGCCATAAAAGAGGTTGAACCTTGGTAGTTGCCTACATTAAGTATCATCGATCAGAATCACATAACTAACTAATTCCAGTTTGCAAAAGAGAAAATGGGACTtcaaatggaaaaaaaaaaaaaaaaaaaaaaaaaactattggcTGTTGCCCACTTCATCACCTTTCCACTAGAACTAAGATCGTTCTGCGGCCATTTCCAGAGTAGATGAATGGCATTTGATGTTaatgccaaaatggcatcaccGGCATTGGTGTAGATCAGCTTGGATATCTGCATTGCCAAAGACAATGCTAATGAAAAGCTACTGAAACATTTGAAAATTAACTACTGAAACCTAATACGTGAATTCCCAAAATGTTGAGACTATAAATCCTCTCAATTATTTTCACCAATTTGACATGAACTAAACAGTACATAATCATCATCATTCTCCGtttggaagaagaaatctgCTAAAGTTTACGCTGTAAATGGCCATCCAAGAGACATGGTTCATGAAGAAAACATATAATCTTGGTAGATGGACTAAAGAAgttagagaaaataaaatgacaGAGAACGAAAATAAGTTCATACCTTGGTTCTTTTGACATCAGCACATAGCTGCAAAGATTGGCATTGAGAAGGTCTCTCAATAGTTTCCCATGCCTTTTCTCCGTAAGTGGCTTCTCCTGTTGTTTTTGAATTCACTTCTGCCACATTCCCATTCTACAGAATTCAAGTCTATTTTGGTTATACATGCTAAGAGATACTTTTAATTTCAAGGTAATGAAGAAAGATAGACCGTTTCAAAACATTAAACATtcataccaaaaaaaaacaaaaaacaaaaacaattttcTCCAACATGAGGACATCAGCACCAAATCACCAATAGCAAGGCAGATAAAATTAAATGCATTATCAGGAAAGTATTCAATAACACACAACAAAGAGGTAGACGCTTTGAGATGCTGACCTTTCTTGAAGTTTCAGATTCAACTCCAGAGGCATCGATAGAATCATTCCCACATCCTTGCAGCAAATCAAGACCATTAGCATTTGCCAGTATCTTGATTTGGTTTCCACTTGAAGAAACAGCTAATAGGGTGCCATCACTGTTGAAGCGAATATGTGGATTTGCCTATTTAGCGATAAAGGAGAAAATAAATGACTAATATTGCTCCTTTTATCATCTAGCCAATGAAATTTGAATACTGGTTGGAATCATAAAAATTTAAAAGCCAATTGAAAAAAGATCTTCATACACCGATATTCTTCTAGGAAAAGATAAGCTTAATGAACTTACTGGCAATCCACCATCAGCATCAATGGTATTCAAAAGTTGAGTGTTGTCCATATGCCAAAATTTAACCATATGGTCATCACCAGCAGCCAAAAGCTGGTTCCTGGTTATATCGAATTGCACGGCAGACAATGGGTTTGGCCCAAGTCCTTTGTAAACTCTTTTGAAACAACCAACAGTATCATCCCATTCGACAAGATATGATTCCCCTCTTTTACTGGTTCCACATGAAAAAAGCCTACACAAACAATATTTCAATGAAACTAGCATTACTTTTCACACGTATCAAtctgggaaagaaaaaaaaaaggttattgCAGTCCAGGCTATTTAAGTTGACCTCTCATCAGCACTGTAAGCCATTTTGGTGCAACCAAGACCAGGAGCATCATAATCAATTCTGTCTCCTAAATTGTCATATAACCACACTTTGATCCTGCCAACTGTTGAGACTGAAAAGATAAACTGTACCATGAAGTATGAGAAAGTGTCACATAATATACAGTAAACAGAGTTCATCAAAGGATTAAAAACGAGCAATCATAGCCAAAGTAACCCTTACAGGGATATTATCTTTGATATGAGGACAGATGGAATAAACAGGAGCATCATGACCTTCAAAAGTAAAGCATCGGTTACCACTAACCACATCCCACACCTTAAACATACATTAAAGAATGAGCCATCAGTATCACCACGACATGAAATTCAACTATCTGATGTAAAAAAACCAACCTTGATGGTCCTGTCATCACCACATGTTATGACCAAAAGTTCCCCTTCAGGAGAAGAGAATGCTAAATCATTTACACCACCCAAATGAGCATCAATCTACATATGAAAAATTCACTGGCAGATTTAAAATCACATACTCCTGGAGAATTTCATTTTGAGAATTTATATTTTCTCTAACAACTTACTTCCAATATTTGATCCAGTTCATCTCCTCCAATATAAGAATACAATTGCACAACATGTTTTGAATATGCAACCCCTGTCAAAACGACAAGCATTAAAGTAGCGAAAAtgaactagaaaaaaaaaaattaaaataaaaaactataaAACACTCAACTATTTAAGTCTCCTAACATTCTTACCAAATAAGAAACCATCCGGACTCCATAACACACGATTAACAGAGACATGTGAATCTTTTTCTAGTGCTACCTGCATATAATTATCATGGGTTAAAATGTCTGATCATGTAAAAAAGGTTGAAAGGGTCACATCCAGAAGCATACACACCTTTAAGGCCATCGAGCATGCTCCAAGATCCCAAACATTAAAGTTTCTGGCAACCATTTTTCCACCGCAGTTAATATCCCACAGTCCTATTTCCCCAGCAGAAGTTCCAACTGAAGAATTGCATTAGAAAAATTCATGAGTGCAATATCACAAATAGTTCTCTCACATAATCACCCTGAAATGGTAGTGTAAACCATAATTTCTCATCAGTCAACCTAGAAGAACAGTAAGCCAAATGGGATGAAAATCCATGCTCACTGGAGAAGACCCCTCATTCAATGTACGGACAACAGTACTGGGAAGATTTTTGGATATGGCAAGTTCCGAGATCTGATTTTGGCCATGATCAGTGATAGTTGACGTTAcctaagaaaatgtaagaaaaaCAAGGTAAAGAAGCTATACAATTTATATTAAGCGACCGTGCACAGAATTTGGATCCACTACCTCATCCCCAGTTACAATGGGCATCCTTTTGGATAAAACATCAGAATCCTCAATAACCTCAGTAGCTGCAGCGATATATATGTCATTAATAGTAACTCTgaaatcaaaaaataaaatggaTAGTAATAGTACACCACGACATTATTGGAACGATTGATTCAATACCTGGGTTCTTTGCAGGGAAAGATCCTCCAATACACGATGCATATTGTGCAATGGTAGATAGACTTGACTTCACAGAACAAGTTGGAGATTGATATGATGTGGTCCGGGAAGGCTAAGCACAAAAGGTTAGAACAATGTTAGAAGAACCCAAAAAGACTATTAAGCAGGAATACCTTGGATAATAACAACATACTCAATGGAGAAATTCAAATCTCTAGAACATATCTTACTTTTGCATTATTTTCAATTGATGGAGAATGTTGTATACAGACCTGTGGGTCACAAACATGATCAATAAAAAGGGTGTCAATGGCTGGATTTGGATGAGGATCTTCACATTGCATATGCTGCCAATTCAAGCTGTCAAGTTAAATATGTAAGTCAGTCCTTCTCCCaataaagataaaaataaaaagacacTAAATCTTACAGCAAAAATAAGAATACTAAATCTTACACCAAATATGTTAAAAATCCAGTTTCTCTCTTAAACAGACATACAAATTAACAAAATATACAATTCAATGTAATTCAACATAAATCAACAaatagaaaggaaaagaagaagaagatgaagaaagattACTGAGTAGAAGTATAACCTTTGGTTAATCAGACGCCGTAATCTCTCGCCTTTTACGATAGGAAATTTCAGTCTACCACGGAAAATTGGATTTGCCTCAATTACCCTCCTGATTTCTTTCATCATAACCTTCCTTGCAGACTTTGTATCTCTATACATAGAGAGTGACTCATGTTCCCTGTTGGTCCCGATAGAAAGTAATAAAGCTGAATGAGAAAGTTACAGTCAGAATGGATGAAATTACATGAA is a genomic window containing:
- the LOC133736412 gene encoding topless-related protein 1-like isoform X1; protein product: MSNLSEDLVFLILKYLDEEGYKEAAHMLERESGLYFDMNYFEELVLSGKWDEAEKYLAGFTKLDDNKYSTKIYFEIRKQHYFEALDKKCRAEALDVLTNDLQVFAKGNEELFKEMTQLMTFENIREHESLSMYRDTKSARKVMMKEIRRVIEANPIFRGRLKFPIVKGERLRRLINQSLNWQHMQCEDPHPNPAIDTLFIDHVCDPQVCIQHSPSIENNAKPSRTTSYQSPTCSVKSSLSTIAQYASCIGGSFPAKNPATEVIEDSDVLSKRMPIVTGDEVTSTITDHGQNQISELAISKNLPSTVVRTLNEGSSPVSMDFHPIWLTVLLVGTSAGEIGLWDINCGGKMVARNFNVWDLGACSMALKVALEKDSHVSVNRVLWSPDGFLFGVAYSKHVVQLYSYIGGDELDQILEIDAHLGGVNDLAFSSPEGELLVITCGDDRTIKVWDVVSGNRCFTFEGHDAPVYSICPHIKDNIPFIFSVSTVGRIKVWLYDNLGDRIDYDAPGLGCTKMAYSADERLFSCGTSKRGESYLVEWDDTVGCFKRVYKGLGPNPLSAVQFDITRNQLLAAGDDHMVKFWHMDNTQLLNTIDADGGLPANPHIRFNSDGTLLAVSSSGNQIKILANANGLDLLQGCGNDSIDASGVESETSRKNGNVAEVNSKTTGEATYGEKAWETIERPSQCQSLQLCADVKRTKISKLIYTNAGDAILALTSNAIHLLWKWPQNDLSSSGKATTKVQPLLWRPTSGLQLMSNDLSSTNPEEAMPCFALSKNDSYLMSASGGMISLFNVISFKTMRKVMAPPPAATCLAFDPRDNNVVAIGMDDSTIMIYNARLDKVTKTLAGHTKRVTSLAFSTSMKSLVSSGADAQIFVWNADEWKIQRSQVLQIPDWNKLRALSDSDTHVQFHKDQLHFLIVHKNHLAIYEVKELGCVNEWVSDSSVPISHATFSCDSQTVYASFVDGTIGIFDASVLVLCCLIKPSAYLPTDISCSYTVYPVVIAGHPQKPTQFAVGLSNGEVHVLEPLESEGKWGILPTVKRNLESSAPAKSTFRGFLYE
- the LOC133736412 gene encoding topless-related protein 1-like isoform X2, giving the protein MSNLSEDLVFLILKYLDEEGYKEAAHMLERESGLYFDMNYFEELVLSGKWDEAEKYLAGFTKLDDNKYSTKIYFEIRKQHYFEALDKKCRAEALDVLTNDLQVFAKGNEELFKEMTQLMTFENIREHESLSMYRDTKSARKVMMKEIRRVIEANPIFRGRLKFPIVKGERLRRLINQSLNWQHMQCEDPHPNPAIDTLFIDHVCDPQVCIQHSPSIENNAKPSRTTSYQSPTCSVKSSLSTIAQYASCIGGSFPAKNPATEVIEDSDVLSKRMPIVTGDEVTSTITDHGQNQISELAISKNLPSTVVRTLNEGSSPVSMDFHPIWLTVLLVGTSAGEIGLWDINCGGKMVARNFNVWDLGACSMALKVALEKDSHVSVNRVLWSPDGFLFGVAYSKHVVQLYSYIGGDELDQILEIDAHLGGVNDLAFSSPEGELLVITCGDDRTIKVWDVVSGNRCFTFEGHDAPVYSICPHIKDNIPFIFSVSTVGRIKVWLYDNLGDRIDYDAPGLGCTKMAYSADERLFSCGTSKRGESYLVEWDDTVGCFKRVYKGLGPNPLSAVQFDITRNQLLAAGDDHMVKFWHMDNTQLLNTIDADGGLPANPHIRFNSDGTLLAVSSSGNQIKILANANGLDLLQGCGNDSIDASGVESETSRKNGNVAEVNSKTTGEATYGEKAWETIERPSQCQSLQLCADVKRTKISKLIYTNAGDAILALTSNAIHLLWKWPQNDLSSSGKATTKVQPLLWRPTSGLQLMSNDLSSTNPEEAMPCFALSKNDSYLMSASGGMISLFNVISFKTMRKVMAPPPAATCLAFDPRDNNVVAIGMDDSTIMIYNARLDKVTKTLAGHTKRVTSLAFSTSMKSLVSSGADAQIFVWNADEWKIQRSQVLQIPDWNKLRALSDSDTHVQFHKDQLHFLIVHKNHLAIYEVKELGCVNEWVSDSSVPISHATFSCDSQTVYASFVDGTIGIFDASVLVLCCLIKPSAYLPTDISYTVYPVVIAGHPQKPTQFAVGLSNGEVHVLEPLESEGKWGILPTVKRNLESSAPAKSTFRGFLYE